The nucleotide window CCTCGATCTTCGATGGTAAAACGCTGGACGGTTGGGTGGGTGCCACCAAGGGGTATAAGGTCGAAGATGGCTGTATCGTCTGCGATCCTCACACCGGCGGCAACCTGTACACCGAAAAGGAATACGACAACTTCGTCCTCCGTTTCGATTTCAAACTGCCAGCAGGTGCCAACAACGGCTTGGCCATTCGTGCTCCGCTGGAAGGGAATGCGGCCTACGTTGGTTACGAACTGCAGATCTTGGATAACTCGGCGGAAGTTTACGCCAAGCTGGCGCCTTACCAGTACCACGGTTCGATCTACGGTTTGGCAGCCGCTAAGCGTGGTTTCCAAAAGCCGGTTGGCGAGTGGAACACCCAGGAAGTCGTTGCCGATGGCGACCACATCAAGGTCACGCTAAACGGCACCGTGATCCTCGACGCCGACCTGGCCGAAATTCGCAAAAACCCAACGCTCGACAAACAGGAACACCCCGGCTTAGAGCGTAAGGAAGGTCACATCGGCTTCCTCGGCCACGGAGCCAAAGTCGAATTCCGCAACCTGCGAATCAAGGAACTGCCCGAAAAGAAGGCCGAGTAAACCCACGCCACCGGCAATCGTTCCCACCAAATTCACCGATAAAAAAAGCCCTCGCCCCAAAGCGAGGGCTTTAGCATGCGCAGAAATACGCTCGCAATGAAAACAAAACCACAATGCGATCACCGCCTTAAGAACTTGACGGAATGAACACCATCCGAAACCCGCCAGCCCCAAAGGGGCAACCGTCAATAGCCAGGGGCGGAAGCCCGAGAAAGTTCGTTTCCAAACGTCTCAATAGCTTGAAGCAATGAACGTCAACCGAAACCCGCCAGCCCCAAAGGGGCGACCGTCAATAGCCAGGGGCGGAAGCCCCTGGTAAGAGGTTCCCAGGAATCAAGCCCCAACGGGGCGGCCGTAGTCATCAATCCCACATATAACGTTCATCAAACGGGATCCCATGTTTCTCTAGAAACATCAACAACTCATCGCGAAACGATCGCTGGCGATGATGCTCGGCCTGTTGGGCGATGTAACGTTTCACGTCGTCCAGCGCCGATTGGCTGACGGAAAAGACGGAGTACCCTTGTTGCCAGGCAAACTCTTGCGACTCGGCTATGCACTGGTGGACCCAATGGCTTGAGATCGATTTCACATCGCGTACCAGCGCGGCCAACGTGATCTCGCGAGAAAGGGAGATGAGCAAATGAATATGATCCTCGACGCCCCCAGCGGCTAAAAGTTCGCACTTCCGTTCGCGGAGTATCCCACCCAGGTACTCTTGCAGTCGAGGGGCCCAAGCCGCATCGATCCAACGTTGACGCTTCTTGGTGCTGAAGATGAGATGGACGTAGACGCCAGCGAATGATTGGGGCATGGCAAGAGGTCCTGGCTACGAACGCCCCGTTGGGGCTGGAAGATGATTTGCCCAACTTACCAGGGGCTTCCGCCCCTGGCTATTAACGGTCGCCCCTTTGGGGCTGTTTTGTCGTTGAAATTCTTGCGAAAGATCTTAGCTCGTCATTCCAGCTTGTCATTCGAGCTTGTCATTCGAGCTTGTCATTCGAGCTTGTCATTCGAGCTTGTCATTCGAGCTTGTCATTCGAGCTTGTCATTCGAGCTTGTCATTCGAGCTAGTTGTTCGAGCTAGTTGTTCGAGCTAGTTGTTCGAGCTCGTTGTTCGAGCTAGTTGTTCCAGCTAGTTGTTCCAGCTAGTTGTTCCAGCTCGTTGTTCCAGCTCGTTGTTCCAGCTCGTTGTTCCAGCTTCAGACGGTCGTCTGGGTTGTGGTGGGTTGGGAGTATCGCGATTAGCAAGATAAGGGCTGCCGCTGCAGAGTCGCAAGTCCCTGAAAAGCGTCCCCAAGGCCCGCAAATGCTCTAGGCAGATCACGCCAACCGAAGCCCGTCAGCCCCAAACAGGCAACCGTTAATAACCAAGGGCGGAAGCCCGAGAAAGCTAGGCGTTTCCAAACGTCTCAATCGCTTGAAGCAATGAACGTCAACCGAAGCCCGTCAGCCCCAAACAGGCAACCGTTAATAACCAAGGGTGGAAGCCCGAGAAAGCTCGTCGTTTTCAACGCCTCAATCGCTTGAAGCAATGAACGCCATCCGCAACTCGTCAGCCCCAAACAGGCAACCGTTAATAACCAAGGGCGGAAGTCCGAGAAAGCTAGGCGTTTCCAAACGTCTCAACCGCTTGAAGTAATGAACGCCAATCGAAGCCCGTCAGCCCCAAAGGGGCGACCGTCAATAGCCAGGGGCGGAAGCCCCTGGAAAGAGTTTCCCAACCAGGAATCAAGCCCCAACGGGGCGGCCGTAGTCAGACTCGAAGATCATTCCATCTATCGAGTCGGACTTAGCTCAACTCCGACTTCTCAGAAGAAGATTGCGGTGGGGGCTCGAACTTGGGGGCCGAGGCTTCTTCGAAATCGTCGTAGTCGTCGAGCTTCGCTGGCGTGCTTTTCGAGCTGTAGCCGTTGTTGATCGAGCCTTCGACGTCGCGGGTAGCGTTGTTGAATTCGCTTTGAATGTCCGACAAGCCCCGTTTGAAGTCGCCGTAGGTTTTCCCGAATGTCTTGGCGACGCCTGGCAGGTTTTTGCCGAACAGCAAGATGGCGACCACGCCGATGACGGCCAGCTCTTGCATGCCGACCCCCGGCAGAAAGCCAAAGATCAACGGCGATGTTCCTAGTTCATGCAACATGGTGACGATGTTTCACTCCCAAAGGCAGCCCCAAGAACGAGGACTGCCTGATACTGCTCAAGTGAAGGTAATGAACGGCGAAATCGGCCCCGGCCTATGCCTTGGGGGATTCGCTTTCGTGATCGCCGTCGTCCGACTTATCGTTCATACCACGCTTGAATTCGTTGACGCTTTGCCCCATGCTGCGCATCAGGCTAGGAAGCTTTGTCGAACCGAACAGCAGAAGCAAGATCACCAGGAAAATAACCATTTCCTGAGTGCCGATGCCCATAAAACCAAACAGTGCCAAATCGTTCATACCGATCATGCTATATCCTCACACTCAACGAAGTTGGAGCATTGAAAATACACGCAAACAAGTCGGCGAAAGCGAGTCAGCACCCGGGTGGGTCTAACTAGAACCAAACTCGTGCGGTTCCCAAGACAAAAAACGGAACGTCTTAGATTGAATTCCGACACTTTATTCTAAGCAGCCCGCTCGATCTGTCAAAGGGTTTCAGTAAATCGCTGCCCAGAGATCAACGGGGAATCGAGATCGAAGGTACCGGTTTTTCCGCTATATGCGGCTCTTCCGGCAATACATCGCGGTAAATAGGCAAGTAGCGAAAATAGACTTCCAGCGAAAGCGTCGCCATTGCCGTCGAATAGATCCGCCCCCCGTAGCCGCCCCAATGGCAGTCTGGATTCCAGCTTCCGGCTAATTCACCCCCCTTAATTTGGGAGGAAAGCAACCGGGGGTGGAGCGTATCGGCCCACTTTTTCCAGGCCTCGTCTTGCATCTGGTACATCGACAGCGTGCCGTAATAGGCATAGTAAAGGTCGACGCAGCCGTCGCTGGGCTGGTTGAGCAGCAGAAAATCGGTCGCTTCGCTGATCTGTTCTGGTTTGTCTTCGATCCCCAGGAAAAAACGACAGGTGAGCGCTTCGGCGGTCATCGTGGGGGTCGCCTTCTCGCCGGGGCGATAAGCGGCCAGACCTTTGCTTCCGCCGGCGGACGAATCATCGAGAAAGCGGGTCATCAGTTGACGGGTGGTCGTGTCGATCTCGATGCCTGAAAGGGCCGCGCTATGCAGGGCGAGTACCTGCCAGCCGAACTGGCTCATGTCTCCTCGGTCGCCAGGGTGATACCGCCAACCGCCCATCCGTGGATGCTGGGCCGTCACGGTGTAAGCCAAGCCCCGGTCCAAGAACGGGCGAATCCGTTCGTCTTTGGTCATCGCGTACGCTTCGCTAATCGCCAGCAAGGCCATCGCGTGGCAGTACATCCGTGCGTACAGCCCGGCTTGTCCGCTAAGCGAGCCATCTTGGGCTTGGTGGTTCACCAGGTACTCGAGCGCCTTTTGCACGGTCACCCGGTGTTTGCCTTCTAAGTGGGTGTGCCCTTTGGCCAAAAACGCCAGCAAGGCCAGGCCGGTAATTCCCATGTCGGCGTTGTTGCCGGCGCCTTGGCGATCGTGACCGGCGACCATGTTCTCTTGCCCGGCACCATGACGCGTAGCGTTCCAGCGGCCATCGTCTTCTTGCTGCGCTGCCAGCCAGTCGAGGGCCGAGTTCACCGCTGGTTCAATCTCGGGCGAACCACCCAGCATCTCGACCCAGTCCTGAGGATCTTCCACCACGCGGGCCTGCATAATCAGCGGCAGTGGCTGCGCATCCATCCGAGTTCGCGTGGCACGGGGAAGCGGCAAGTTGCGGGCGGCCATCCGACTGGCCCACAGTTCCTGCATTTTGTTCCCTTTCAGCGAAGCCAAGGTCGCATCGAGTGCCATGTGAGGGCCGCCACTTGCTTGCCCGGCACTGGTGGGCGAAGTGGTGGCCGAGCCGCGCGACATCGCTTCCAGTTGATTGGTCGAGGCGGTCAACTGATCACGTTCCCCTTGCAGCAAGTCGGCTTGCTCGGCCTGTGGGTGCGAGCCACGCAGCATGTGCAAGTCGCGCGAAGGCTCGTTCTGGGCGGCGGTGGCCAGCGGGGGCGGGGTGATCTGCGGCATGTCGCGCGCGATCCGCTCTAGTGGTGGCATGGCCGCTGGGGTGGGGGCATTGTTCACCAAATTTCTCTGCGGCGTCGGTGCTGGCGGCGCGATCGTTTTGGCTTCGAGCGGCGTCGGAGGCAGCTCCAGTTCCGGCTGAGGGCCGGTTGGGGTGATGCTAGGCTCCGTTTCGAGCGTCGGCAGCGGCGGCTCGGTCAACTGCGGCATGTCCCAGTTGCGCTGGGCGGGGTTAGGCAGTTCTGGCTCTGGCAGGGCCGAACCGGGCAGCATCGGCAGCGGCATATCGAGCCGGTCGAGCGGTTTCATCATCCCTTCAACCGGCGCTGGCGACATGGCCAGTTGATCCCACGGTTTGACTTCGCGCGGGGCGTGCTTTTGGTTGTTCTCTTCAAACTCGACCTGACTCAAACGAATGTTCACCGGTGCCGAGTTATGCGCGATCGGTGGTTGAAACAAGCTGGTGACCTGGGCATAGGTCATCAGCAATAAGTGGGCGAAGATCGAGAGGATCACGCACTTCGAAACCGGGCGAGCCTGCCCCCAGCGCGTTTGCATGAGGATCAACAGCGACAGCGTGATCAGGGCGAGGCCACCCCATAAGATGCCCCACACAATCTTCGAGGTCACCTGACTCATGTCGGCTATTAGCGCGAGATCTGCCCCTAGCATGGCCTACCTCCGCTCGTTGGTTAAACGTACCGAGATAGCCATCTCGGCAATGCCGGCCTGACGAACGGTTGTCAGCACGGTGGCGACTTGCTGAAAGGGAACATCGCTATCGCCGCGTACCAACACGCCTAAGTCTTGGTATTCGGCCAACGAAGCGGTCAGTTCGGCTTGCAGGTCGCTAAGATCGACTTCGCGAGTACCGAGCATGACGCGGCCATCGCGGAAGATGTTGATCACCTTCTTTTCTGGGGCGGCGGTCAGGGCTCCCATATCGCTAACTTGTGGCACGTCGAGATCGACCGCCTTTTCTATTTCGGTGAACTTCGAGCCAACCATGAAGAAGATGATCAACAAGAACAAAATGTCGATCATCGGCGTCAGATTGAGCGTCGGAGCGTCTTCGTGATGCGTTTTTAGCGGCATGACACGGCCTTTCCGTGGGCGTGGTTAGGCCGCTTTCGCGGTGGTGCGAGACGAAGTACGACGTGAAGGGGACTTCTTCTTTTCTTTCCAGCCGTCCGAGGCGATCGCGTTGACCACTTCCTGGCTATGGGCGTCGATCTCGATGATTAATCGATCGACCCGTCCCGAGAAGAAAAGGTACGCAATCAGGGCCGGCAGGGCGACCGTCAGCCCGGCTGCCGTCGTTAGCAAGGCCTGGCTAATGCCGCTGGCTAAAAGCTCGCGTTGACTGGCCGCTTCGCCATTGGCTGCAATCGCATTGAACGCGCTGATCATACCTAGGACCGTGCCGAGCAGCCCCAGCAAAGGACTAATGGTGCTGATCCCGTTGAACAACCGCAGGTACTGACGCAGTCGCGAAGTCACCCGTTCGCCGGAGTCGAGAATCGCTTGTTCGACTTCCACGCAACTGCGGCCCCATTTCTTAACCGCTGCGGCAAAGACTTCCGCCACGGGGCTTTGATTCTCTTCGCACAGGGCCAGGGCTTGGTCTTGGTCGATGCGACCATCTTTGACTTGTTCGATGAAGCGTTTGACGAACGGACGCGGAATGACGCGGCCTCGGCGGAGGCTGATGGCCCGCTCGAAGACAAACACCAGCAAGATGAACGAGCAAAGCCCGATCGGGTACATCAACAACCCGCCGTCACGAAAGACCTGCAGCAGGTTTTTGGTCGGAATCGGATCCCCTTCGGCGACGGCCGGCATGCTTGGCAGCGGTGCCGGCTCGGCGTTGGTGGGGACCGCCTCGACGATTTGCGGGCGTTGAGCTTGGACTTCACCTATCGAGATCCCAACCATCACCAATAGCAGCGTGCTTCCCAGAAGCGCGCGGCCAAGACGTGAGGCTCGAATCCGTTCTACCCCATTGTGAATCATCTTATTTCCTTGTCGGTTCTCGTACTGCCTGCTGGGTTCGCTGACGAACAACACTCAGCCGCGTTTCCGCCTCTGGGGCAAAGGGCGAATCGACATGATCGGCTTTGACCTCGGTATAGTACTGGGTCGCTTTCTCCCAGTTCTCTTGAATCTCGTGGCACTTCCCAATTTGCAACAGCGCCGCCGCTTTCCACTTGGGGAAATCTTCCGGCGAGGTCGCGACCTTCACGTAAGCTCGGATGGCCGCGTCGTAATTCTTTTGATGGAAGTAGGTCTCGCCCACCATCCACTGTGCCATCGCCGCCGTTTCGCTGCCGGCAGCAACCGGCGATTGAATCACCTTCATATAGGCCGCACGGGCCTCTTGAAATTCCCCTTGGCGAGCCAAGCAGCGGCCGAGCAAGTAGTCGAGTTCGTGGGCTTGCTGGAAGTTGGGATACTTGCGTTCGATGGCCTGGGCTTGTTCGTACGCTTTGTCCCAATCTCCTTCGTGGGCATGAATCTGAGCGAGCCGCATCTCGGCTACCGGCAAGCTTTCCTGCTCGCGTCCCAGGTTGTCGGTTAGCAGTTGCTCGAACTTGGTACGGGCAGCGGTGAATTGCTCTAAACGGAAACGAGCTTCGCCGCTCCAGAAAACGGCCATGCTGTGCAGTGGTTCGTCTGCGGCTTCTGCGGCCACTTGATCCATCAGCGGGATGGCTTCGCTCCAGTTGTCTGCTTGGATCTCGACTTGGCCCAGCATATAGCGGCCAAACAACGCGACCTTCGATTTCGTCTCGGCAGCGCGGACGTTGTTTTCCAGTAACTGCTTGAGGTACTTGCGGGCTTTGTCGGTGTCGCCGGCTTTCAAAGCGGCTTCAGCCAAGCGGTAGGTCGAGTCTTCCCACAGGTCGCTTTCGCGGAAATGCTGGTGGATTTGCTCGAAGGCATCGAGCGCCTCGGCGACCTTCTGTTGGTCGAGTCGAACCCAGGCCAGGCGATACCAGATGTCTTCGGTTGGCAGCACCGAATTTTCGTCGGTGGTTAGCTTCAGCAAGATCGCTTCTGCTTCGGCGTCTCGGTCAAGGCGATCGAGAATCGTCGCACTTCGCAGCCGAGCATGCGAGGCCAGGCGGTCGGTTGGGTGGTGCTCGATCAGCTGACCGTAGCGGGCCAACGCCAAGTCGAGGTCGGTCGTTTCCAACTGCTGAGCTTGCTGATACAAAGCCCCCACGGCCAATGGGCTGCTGGGGTTTTTCGCCAACAGGTCATCCAGCGCCGAGGATGCCGAGGTGGCGTCGGACGAGGCCAATTGGCACCACGCCAAGCCAGCCAAGCCTTGCTCGACGATTTGCGGCGGGTTGCCTTCAGTGGCCATCTGTTGATAAAGCTGTTGAGCCCAAGCGGTTTCTCCGGCACGATAGGCCGTGTTCGCGATCTGGGCCACTTCGTTCAGGTACTGATCGGCGGGAATCACGTTACGATCAACCTGGCTCCAAGCTTGCTTGGCATCGGCCAACTTTTCGGCATGCAGCAAAGCGGTGGTACGACGGAGCTGAGCGATATTGCGATGCTCGGTCGATTCCAGCAAGGCAAGCGATTGATCGTACGAGACCGCTGCGGCAGCCCAATCTTGCTGTTGGCTCTGAATCATTCCCAGTAATAGAAGCGACAGCCCGCCGTAGCTTCCTTGGCGATTGCCTGCCTCTTGCAGCAGTAATTGACGGGCCTCGTCGGCTCGCTGGGTGGCGAACAACGAAACCGCCTTCAGGTAGATTTTTCGTTGGGAACTGTCAGCCTCGACGTCAACCGACGGGAACTCAGCCGAGAGAACTTGCAAAGCTTCGCTGTGGCTACCGTGTCGCTGTAGCGTGGTCGCCAAGGTGAGTTGAGCCCGCACCGTCAAAGGGCTTGCGGTGGGCAGCTTCGCTAACTGCGACCAGGCTTCGGTCGCCGCTGGCATGTCGTCTTTTTCCAAAGCGATCGTCAACAGTTGATACAGGGCTTCGTCGGCCCATTTCGACTGCGGCCAGGCTGCCAACTGCTCGCGGAACATGGCGACCGCTTCGTTCGACTTGCCTTGTTCGAGGTACGTTTTGCCGATCAGATAGTGAATTTCGTCTTGGAACTCTGGCAGCGCCTGGGCGGTCTTTAATTGGTTCAGCCGCGCAAGTGCGTTGTTCCAATCGCGAACCTGGTAATAGGTTTTCGCAATCCAGAAGTTGGCTTGATGGGCCAGGTCGGTTTGATTCTGGGCGGCCAGTTCAAATCGACTGACTCCGCGGCGATAGTTGCCACCGCGATATTCGGCGATGCCAGCTTCCAGGGCGATCGAGCCGGTGGGATAGGTGTCGGCCTGTTCTTTCAGGTCGATCAGCAACTGTTCGTACGCGAGGCCCGCTTCTTTCCAGAGGTGCAACTGCGAGTAAGCCCGAGCCAAGCCGAGCCGCGATTCGATCACCACATTCGGCGAGGCGGCCGCTTTGACCGCTTTGCTGTACATCAGGATGGCATCTTCCCACTTCTTTCCCTCGACGGCGATTTCCGCCAGGTAAGGATAGGCATGGGGGGCCAGCTTGCTGCCGGGATATTTGGTCAGAAACAGATCAAACGCATTGGCGGCAGCTTCTTTCTGATTGCTCAGGAAGTAGCACTCGGCAATGCGGAACTCGGAATGTTCGGTGAAAGGGTGCCCGGCCGCTTTGCTGAGAAACAGCGTGTGGGCTCGCAACGCTTCGTCGTAACGACCCAGCTGTAACAGGCATTCGCCCCGGTAAAAATGGACCGATCCCACTTGGGGATGATCAGGGTTGTCGGCCAAGAACTGATCGAACGCGTCGATCGCCGCTTTCCATTCGCCACGCGAATAATGGAACGACGAAACACGATACTGCTCCGACGCACGATCAGCCAGGACCGTACGAGCTTGGAAGCCGCAGAGCAGCAATACGATAATCAGTAGGCGATATTCGATAAGGGGTTTCATTCCTTGAACCCGAGCAGCATTCTCGATCCTTGAGAAATAAGATCGCTTCGCGGCCAGATGATAGCCACGATGGCGTAGTCAGGTGAATAGCGGTCCCCCGACAATCGCAGGGACCAACCTGACTCGTTGGTAAAAATCGTCCTGCCTGAACCCCGGAGTTTACCTGAATTGTCCCAGCCTTGGCCGAATTGCGCGGAACCCCATGAAAAGGGCATGCCTGCTAGCAGCCTTGAGCCCTGTTTCGCCCCCGTAACTGCCCCAGTTGCACGATAGCCGCAAAGTGATAGCAGGCCAGCCAAACCTATGGGCTCATTCTGGAGAAGGGCCAGCCGTTAGCTTGCGGTTCCGTCCACTTGGCACTCCCCGCCAAGTGGGCGGCTGGTGTCCCATCGCTTCTCATTTTCTGCCTGCGGCGGCTTCGCTTTCCTCTCGGCGAATACGTCTGTCTTGCCAGGAAATTCATGGACAATTCTTCGTTTTTTCATTTCGTAGCCCTTGCCCTACGTGATTCCCTTTCGCTTCCTGCCCGTTTTTTTCCCTTCGCGCGGCCGCCGGTATAAAAACATTCCTTTTGGGTTCAGATTTCTGACAGAATAGGGCGGGGGCTGTGTTAGTCCCGTAGGAGGAAACATGGTCAGCGATTTCCCAGAAACTCGAGACAGCCTGCTGGTACTGGTCCAAGATCCCGCCAATCGCGAGGCTTGGGACCGATTTGTGGCCGTTTATCAGCCGGTCATCTTTCGAATTGCTTTGGCTCGTGGGCTGCAGCATGCCGACGCGTTAGACCTCGTTCAGCAGGTTTTGATCGCGGTGGCTGGTTCGGTCGAGCGCTGGGAACGCAAAGATGCCTCGTCGAAGTTTAGCCATTGGCTGAGCCGGATTACCAAGAACGCCATCATCAACGCTTTGTCGCGGCGTCCGCACGACCGAGCCGTAGGGGGCTCGGCGGGCGAGTTGCAGTTGAACCAATTGAAAGTGATTGACGAAACCTGTTCGCTGGTCGACTACGAACTGCGACGCGAGCTTTATCTGCGTTCCGCCGAGATCGTGAAGGCCGACTTTCGCCACGAAACGTGGGAGGCATTTCAGCATACCGTCATCGACGGCATGAGCCCCGAAGAGGCGGCCCAGCAGATGGGCAAATCGGTGGGGGCCATTTACACGGCCCGCAGCCGGGTCATGTTTCGCATGAAGGAAGTCGTTCGCCAGCTTCAGGAGCAGTTGTCATGAATTCACAGGAAAACGCTTGCTGCTCGCACGAAAAACTTTATGCCCTGGTCAGCGGGAAACTCGTGGCTCAGGAAGAACAAGTCATCGAGACGCACCTCGATGCCTGCACCGCTTGCCAGCGCAAGCTAGAACAAGCCGCCGCCGATGCCGACAGTTGGAGCGAGGCGAGCGCCTTTCTGCAAGACGATCCGTGGCGCAGCTCGTTCGTGGGCGATCCGCCTGATGCGACTTCCCCCAACGCGTTGCCGATTCAGCAAACGTTGGAACTACTCGGCCCGACTGACGACCCTGGCATGCTGGGGCGAATCGGCGTCTACGAGATTTCTGGCGTGATCGGCAGTGGCGGCATGGGGGTCGTGCTAAAAGGTGTCGACCGTTCGCTCGATCGCACGGTGGCCATCAAAGTGCTTTCGCCTCACTTGGCCAGCACGGCTGCGGCCCGTAAACGGTTCGAGCGCGAAGCGAAGGCGGCCGCCGCCGTGATTCATCCTAACGTCATCGCCATTCATGCCGTCTCGGTCGACTCTCCCCTCCCCTACCTCGTCATGCCGTACGTTCGCGGCGCGACGCTGCAAAAGCGGATCGATAACGAAGGTTCGCTCCCGTTAGTCGATGTGCTGCGGATTGGCCGGCAGATCGCCGAAGGACTGGCCGCCGCCCACGATCAAGGGCTCGTCCATCGCGACATCAAGCCCTCGAACATCTTGCTGGAAGATGGGATCGAGCGGGTCACGATCACCGACTTTGGCCTGGCCCGCGCGGTCGACGACGCCTCGATTACCCGCACCAACATCATCGCTGGCACGCCGCAGTTCATGTCACCGGAACAGGCCCGCGGCGAGTACGTCGATCATCGCAGCGACCTCTTCAGCCTCGGCAGCGTCTTATACACCGTGTGTGCCGGGCGGCCTCCTTTCCGGGCGGAAACCACCTTCGGCGTGCTACGTAAAATTACCGATCAGCCGCCGCGACCACTCCGCGAGATCAACCCTGAGGTTCCCCCGTGGCTGGCTTGTTTGATCGATCGCTTATTGCATAAGACATCGTCAGGCCGCTACGGTTCGGCCCATCATGTGGCGGAACTCTTGCAGCAATGCTTGGCCCACGCCACGACGCCGAACGCTCCGTTGCCGCGTGAACTGCGTTCGACCTGGCGACTTTCCCGCCGCGCGATTGGCGGCCTGGTCGCCACGGTGATGCTGGGGCTCGTGACCATTGGCCTCGCCTCGCAAGGTCGGTACGGCGAGAAACCTGCGCAGCATTCGCCCGGCGAAATCACCGAAGCCACGGCCCCGTCCACGCCGCAGAGGAACACCCCCAACCATTCCAACATAGAAGCTGTCGCCCCGCAGCCGGTGTGGGCACCCCGTTTCTCGATACCGCAGAAGTCGCAGCAAATCTCGCCGCTTGACGGGGAGTTGGTGCCGGAAGAAATCCTCTCGTGGGAGCCGCCACCGCAGTTCTCGCCGGGGATGCTGCTGGGCGAAGCGGAGCAACTTCATCAGCAAACCCAGCAACCATTCGCCCCGGCCGCGCCCACTTGGGAAACCGTGTCGCCGGTACCGGTCTGGTCTGAAAATTCGGGCTCGGCTGCCCCAACTGTCAAATCCCCCGGTTACAATCCTTAACGCGACGCACGACGTCCGCCACAACCCCCGAGGAGTCGAAGTATGAAATGGAAGCCTCTCTTCATCACCGCATGCGGCGCGGCGGTAGCCGTTGGCTCGCTGGCGGCCTGGGCCCAAGTTCCAGAAGAAACCAAGCCGACTGCCGATGTGCCCCCGGTTGCCGAAACCGCCGAACAGCCCGACAAACCGGCCGCTACGAAACCGGCTGTGGTAGAGGCGTCT belongs to Bremerella cremea and includes:
- a CDS encoding 3-keto-disaccharide hydrolase, with product MRTLLASLVVGSLMLCSAAVVSAAETEKGFTSIFDGKTLDGWVGATKGYKVEDGCIVCDPHTGGNLYTEKEYDNFVLRFDFKLPAGANNGLAIRAPLEGNAAYVGYELQILDNSAEVYAKLAPYQYHGSIYGLAAAKRGFQKPVGEWNTQEVVADGDHIKVTLNGTVILDADLAEIRKNPTLDKQEHPGLERKEGHIGFLGHGAKVEFRNLRIKELPEKKAE
- the tnpA gene encoding IS200/IS605 family transposase, encoding MPQSFAGVYVHLIFSTKKRQRWIDAAWAPRLQEYLGGILRERKCELLAAGGVEDHIHLLISLSREITLAALVRDVKSISSHWVHQCIAESQEFAWQQGYSVFSVSQSALDDVKRYIAQQAEHHRQRSFRDELLMFLEKHGIPFDERYMWD
- a CDS encoding Sec-independent protein translocase subunit TatA/TatB, whose protein sequence is MLHELGTSPLIFGFLPGVGMQELAVIGVVAILLFGKNLPGVAKTFGKTYGDFKRGLSDIQSEFNNATRDVEGSINNGYSSKSTPAKLDDYDDFEEASAPKFEPPPQSSSEKSELS
- the tatA gene encoding twin-arginine translocase TatA/TatE family subunit, with translation MIGMNDLALFGFMGIGTQEMVIFLVILLLLFGSTKLPSLMRSMGQSVNEFKRGMNDKSDDGDHESESPKA
- a CDS encoding prenyltransferase/squalene oxidase repeat-containing protein; amino-acid sequence: MLGADLALIADMSQVTSKIVWGILWGGLALITLSLLILMQTRWGQARPVSKCVILSIFAHLLLMTYAQVTSLFQPPIAHNSAPVNIRLSQVEFEENNQKHAPREVKPWDQLAMSPAPVEGMMKPLDRLDMPLPMLPGSALPEPELPNPAQRNWDMPQLTEPPLPTLETEPSITPTGPQPELELPPTPLEAKTIAPPAPTPQRNLVNNAPTPAAMPPLERIARDMPQITPPPLATAAQNEPSRDLHMLRGSHPQAEQADLLQGERDQLTASTNQLEAMSRGSATTSPTSAGQASGGPHMALDATLASLKGNKMQELWASRMAARNLPLPRATRTRMDAQPLPLIMQARVVEDPQDWVEMLGGSPEIEPAVNSALDWLAAQQEDDGRWNATRHGAGQENMVAGHDRQGAGNNADMGITGLALLAFLAKGHTHLEGKHRVTVQKALEYLVNHQAQDGSLSGQAGLYARMYCHAMALLAISEAYAMTKDERIRPFLDRGLAYTVTAQHPRMGGWRYHPGDRGDMSQFGWQVLALHSAALSGIEIDTTTRQLMTRFLDDSSAGGSKGLAAYRPGEKATPTMTAEALTCRFFLGIEDKPEQISEATDFLLLNQPSDGCVDLYYAYYGTLSMYQMQDEAWKKWADTLHPRLLSSQIKGGELAGSWNPDCHWGGYGGRIYSTAMATLSLEVYFRYLPIYRDVLPEEPHIAEKPVPSISIPR
- a CDS encoding ExbD/TolR family protein — translated: MPLKTHHEDAPTLNLTPMIDILFLLIIFFMVGSKFTEIEKAVDLDVPQVSDMGALTAAPEKKVINIFRDGRVMLGTREVDLSDLQAELTASLAEYQDLGVLVRGDSDVPFQQVATVLTTVRQAGIAEMAISVRLTNERR
- a CDS encoding MotA/TolQ/ExbB proton channel family protein gives rise to the protein MIHNGVERIRASRLGRALLGSTLLLVMVGISIGEVQAQRPQIVEAVPTNAEPAPLPSMPAVAEGDPIPTKNLLQVFRDGGLLMYPIGLCSFILLVFVFERAISLRRGRVIPRPFVKRFIEQVKDGRIDQDQALALCEENQSPVAEVFAAAVKKWGRSCVEVEQAILDSGERVTSRLRQYLRLFNGISTISPLLGLLGTVLGMISAFNAIAANGEAASQRELLASGISQALLTTAAGLTVALPALIAYLFFSGRVDRLIIEIDAHSQEVVNAIASDGWKEKKKSPSRRTSSRTTAKAA
- a CDS encoding tetratricopeptide repeat protein — encoded protein: MKPLIEYRLLIIVLLLCGFQARTVLADRASEQYRVSSFHYSRGEWKAAIDAFDQFLADNPDHPQVGSVHFYRGECLLQLGRYDEALRAHTLFLSKAAGHPFTEHSEFRIAECYFLSNQKEAAANAFDLFLTKYPGSKLAPHAYPYLAEIAVEGKKWEDAILMYSKAVKAAASPNVVIESRLGLARAYSQLHLWKEAGLAYEQLLIDLKEQADTYPTGSIALEAGIAEYRGGNYRRGVSRFELAAQNQTDLAHQANFWIAKTYYQVRDWNNALARLNQLKTAQALPEFQDEIHYLIGKTYLEQGKSNEAVAMFREQLAAWPQSKWADEALYQLLTIALEKDDMPAATEAWSQLAKLPTASPLTVRAQLTLATTLQRHGSHSEALQVLSAEFPSVDVEADSSQRKIYLKAVSLFATQRADEARQLLLQEAGNRQGSYGGLSLLLLGMIQSQQQDWAAAAVSYDQSLALLESTEHRNIAQLRRTTALLHAEKLADAKQAWSQVDRNVIPADQYLNEVAQIANTAYRAGETAWAQQLYQQMATEGNPPQIVEQGLAGLAWCQLASSDATSASSALDDLLAKNPSSPLAVGALYQQAQQLETTDLDLALARYGQLIEHHPTDRLASHARLRSATILDRLDRDAEAEAILLKLTTDENSVLPTEDIWYRLAWVRLDQQKVAEALDAFEQIHQHFRESDLWEDSTYRLAEAALKAGDTDKARKYLKQLLENNVRAAETKSKVALFGRYMLGQVEIQADNWSEAIPLMDQVAAEAADEPLHSMAVFWSGEARFRLEQFTAARTKFEQLLTDNLGREQESLPVAEMRLAQIHAHEGDWDKAYEQAQAIERKYPNFQQAHELDYLLGRCLARQGEFQEARAAYMKVIQSPVAAGSETAAMAQWMVGETYFHQKNYDAAIRAYVKVATSPEDFPKWKAAALLQIGKCHEIQENWEKATQYYTEVKADHVDSPFAPEAETRLSVVRQRTQQAVREPTRK